A stretch of the Asticcacaulis sp. ZE23SCel15 genome encodes the following:
- a CDS encoding ThuA domain-containing protein, giving the protein MSERPHIPTALNRREWLMGAVAVAASDLPAHASEPRIRVLLLDGFNNHDWQQTTRIVQAILAPTGLFDVTVSTAPASPAAPGWADWRPRFSDFDVVIQTCNDYKSDAGWPEVVKADFEAYVRKGGGVYVLHAANNGFPNWPEYNDMIGLGWRPKDYGTAVHISSEGKVAHIPAGQGDKSSHGPRADALVHRLSDHPVNKGLPRQWMTADLEHYSYVRGPAKNLTILTYAYEAKTQMNWPLEWVVRYGRGRVYVANYGHVWAGDVQPLTFRSADVQTILPRALQWLARRQVTYPVPSDFPTATTTSVRPEFEGIY; this is encoded by the coding sequence ATGTCTGAACGGCCCCATATCCCCACCGCCCTGAACCGCCGCGAATGGCTTATGGGGGCCGTTGCAGTCGCCGCATCAGATCTGCCCGCCCACGCCTCTGAACCCCGTATCCGGGTGCTGTTGCTCGATGGTTTTAATAATCACGACTGGCAACAAACCACCCGCATCGTTCAGGCGATCTTAGCGCCGACCGGCCTGTTTGACGTGACTGTATCGACCGCACCGGCATCACCTGCCGCCCCCGGCTGGGCTGACTGGCGGCCACGGTTTAGCGACTTCGATGTCGTGATCCAGACCTGCAATGACTATAAAAGCGACGCCGGATGGCCGGAGGTGGTTAAGGCGGATTTTGAAGCCTATGTCCGCAAAGGCGGCGGCGTTTATGTGCTGCACGCCGCCAATAACGGCTTTCCGAACTGGCCCGAATATAACGACATGATCGGGCTGGGCTGGCGGCCCAAGGATTATGGCACGGCCGTCCATATCAGCAGCGAAGGCAAAGTCGCGCACATCCCTGCGGGTCAGGGCGATAAATCGAGCCACGGCCCACGGGCGGATGCGTTAGTCCACCGTCTGAGCGATCATCCGGTAAATAAAGGGCTCCCGCGCCAATGGATGACGGCGGATCTTGAGCACTACAGCTATGTCCGCGGTCCGGCCAAGAATTTGACCATACTGACCTATGCCTATGAAGCCAAAACCCAAATGAACTGGCCGCTGGAATGGGTGGTGCGTTATGGCCGGGGCCGGGTCTATGTCGCCAACTATGGCCACGTTTGGGCGGGCGATGTGCAGCCCCTCACCTTCCGCAGCGCGGACGTGCAGACCATTCTGCCACGCGCTTTGCAATGGCTGGCGCGGCGTCAGGTGACTTATCCGGTGCCCTCAGACTTTCCGACCGCCACGACAACCTCGGTGCGGCCGGAGTTTGAAGGCATTTACTGA